The Geotalea uraniireducens Rf4 genome window below encodes:
- the polX gene encoding DNA polymerase/3'-5' exonuclease PolX, translated as MKNQEIARIFSEMADILEIKGDNPFKIRAYRRAALNIEGLSRSVEDLSRDELLEIPGIGEELAAKIEEYIGTGAIHAHDKLKGEIPSGLLSLLAVPGLGPKTARQIFEQRHIASIDDLERAAREHKLAGIPGIQKKTEENILKGIATVQQGHERRPLGRVLPLALDLVEELRKRARFGAIEIAGSIRRRKETCKDIDIVATSPAPEEAMKAFITLPAVEQIIMHGPTRSSVVISDGLQVDLRVVAEESFGAALAYLTGSKGHNVRLRDMAVKQGLKINEYGIFREKDEARLGGAKEEDVYRLLGLPFIPPEMREDQGEVEAALAGRLPQLISQADIRGDLHVHSRWSDGGHTIEELVAAAKARGLSYLAITDHSQGLGVAHGLTVERLMAQKQEIAALNIQLTGFTILHGTEMDIKSDGSLDFPDQALKELDLVIASIHSGFKQTKEQITTRIIKAMKNPYVSIIAHPTGRLIGERDPYEVEMDDILRVAADTGTAIEINAYPLRLDLNDSHARRAKELGVPLVINTDTHSISQFDTLPYGIAIARRAWLEKGDVLNTLAVKDLRKRLKGNKGLGIN; from the coding sequence ATGAAAAACCAGGAAATCGCCCGCATATTCTCCGAAATGGCGGATATCCTCGAAATCAAGGGTGACAACCCGTTCAAGATCAGGGCCTACCGCCGGGCCGCCCTCAACATCGAGGGGCTGTCCCGCAGCGTGGAGGACCTCTCCCGGGATGAGCTCCTGGAGATTCCCGGCATCGGGGAAGAGCTGGCAGCCAAGATCGAGGAATATATCGGAACCGGCGCCATCCACGCCCATGACAAGCTGAAGGGGGAGATACCGTCCGGGCTCCTCTCCCTCCTCGCCGTTCCGGGCCTTGGCCCGAAGACAGCCCGGCAAATCTTTGAGCAGCGGCACATCGCCTCCATCGACGACCTGGAACGGGCCGCCCGCGAGCACAAACTGGCAGGGATACCGGGGATACAGAAAAAGACCGAGGAGAACATCCTCAAGGGGATTGCCACGGTGCAGCAGGGGCATGAGCGTCGTCCCCTCGGCAGGGTGCTCCCCCTGGCCCTCGATCTGGTTGAGGAACTGCGGAAGCGCGCCCGGTTCGGCGCTATCGAGATCGCCGGCAGCATCCGACGCCGCAAGGAAACCTGCAAGGATATCGATATCGTCGCCACCTCCCCCGCGCCGGAAGAGGCCATGAAGGCATTCATCACCCTTCCGGCGGTCGAGCAAATCATCATGCATGGCCCGACCCGCTCCAGCGTGGTGATCAGCGACGGTTTGCAGGTGGACCTGAGGGTGGTGGCCGAGGAATCGTTCGGCGCGGCGCTCGCCTACCTGACCGGCAGTAAGGGGCACAATGTGCGGCTGCGGGACATGGCGGTGAAACAGGGGTTGAAGATCAACGAATACGGCATTTTCCGCGAAAAGGACGAAGCGCGCCTGGGGGGCGCCAAAGAAGAGGACGTCTACCGCCTCCTCGGCCTCCCTTTCATTCCGCCCGAGATGCGGGAAGACCAGGGGGAGGTGGAAGCGGCCCTGGCCGGGAGATTGCCACAATTGATCAGCCAGGCCGACATCCGCGGCGACCTGCACGTCCACTCCCGCTGGAGCGACGGGGGTCATACCATCGAGGAACTGGTGGCGGCAGCCAAGGCCCGCGGCCTTTCCTACTTAGCCATCACCGACCATTCCCAGGGCTTGGGAGTTGCCCATGGGCTGACCGTGGAGCGGCTCATGGCCCAGAAGCAGGAAATTGCGGCACTGAACATACAGCTTACCGGCTTCACCATCCTCCACGGCACCGAAATGGACATCAAAAGCGACGGCAGCCTTGATTTCCCGGACCAGGCATTGAAAGAGCTCGATCTGGTCATCGCCTCCATCCACTCCGGCTTCAAGCAGACGAAAGAGCAGATAACCACCCGCATAATCAAGGCCATGAAGAACCCTTACGTCTCCATCATCGCCCACCCTACCGGCAGGCTGATCGGCGAGCGCGACCCCTATGAAGTGGAGATGGACGACATCCTACGGGTCGCGGCGGACACCGGCACCGCTATCGAGATCAACGCCTACCCCCTGCGCCTCGACCTCAACGACAGCCATGCGCGGCGGGCGAAAGAGCTGGGGGTGCCCCTCGTCATCAACACCGACACCCACTCCATAAGCCAGTTCGACACCCTCCCCTACGGCATCGCCATTGCCCGCCGTGCATGGCTTGAAAAGGGGGACGTACTCAACACGCTGGCTGTGAAGGATCTGCGAAAGAGGCTCAAGGGGAATAAGGGACTTGGAATTAACTGA